The following are encoded in a window of Salvia splendens isolate huo1 unplaced genomic scaffold, SspV2 ctg1103, whole genome shotgun sequence genomic DNA:
- the LOC121788634 gene encoding LOW QUALITY PROTEIN: ubiquitin-like modifier-activating enzyme atg7 (The sequence of the model RefSeq protein was modified relative to this genomic sequence to represent the inferred CDS: inserted 1 base in 1 codon) — protein MLSSSVDEGNESILQFAPFQSAVDEGFWHRLSSLKLNKLGIDESPIPITGYYAPSSHRQVSNHLTLLTESLPPESNEQSLEPVLSHGNRNRCPIPGILYNTNTLEGFQVLDKQSLLKAEAKKIWEDIISGKVQEDCSLLSRFLVISFADLKKWSFYYWFAFPALVLDPPATVVNLKPATQWFSKDEVESVTAACNDWRNMCSTTDVPFFLVSIPSNSAATIRHLAEFEACQRDGHKVLFGFYDPCHLPNNPGWPLRNFLWYIFRRWCLPKVQFFCYRESRGLADLESSLVGEASVSNSEELRNHENVPNAVGWELNNRGRKASRCISLAKTMDPNRLAVEAADLNLKLMRWRQLPSLNLTVLSSTRCLLLGAGTLGCQVSRMLMAWGVRKITFVDSGRVSMSNPLRQSLYTLDDCLNGGEFKAIAAAKSLSRIYPAVETQSVVMAIPMPGHPILSQDENSVLEDCKQLHNLIDSHDXSFLLTDTRESRWLPTLLCAKTNKIAITAALGFDSFLVMRHGAGPLISSHEIKAEAVNDLSAEIATISLVGKNKGQRLGCYFCNDVVAPVDSTSNRTLDQQCTVTRPGLAPIASSLAVELLVGILHHPSGISAKAEFSSTIDTGGDQPLGILPHQVRGSLSQFSQMILVGHASASCTACSSIVVEEYEKRGLDFILEAINHPTYLEDLTGLTELMKSAGKFEVDWADETGDDDDEFSLI, from the exons GTTACTATGCCCCTTCTTCACATCGACAAGTATCCAATCATTTAACTCTTTTAACGGAATCATTACCTCCCGAGTCTAATGAACAATCACTTGAGCCAGTATTAAGTCATGGGAACAGGAATAGATGTCCAATCCCTGGTATTCTTTACAATACAAACACATTGGAGGGGTTCCAGGTTCTCGACAAACAAAGCCTACTCAAAGCAGAAGCAAAAAAG ATATGGGAGGATATCATATCCGGCAAAGTCCAGGAGGACTGCAGCCTTCTATCAAGATTCCTCGTCATTTCATTTGCTGACTTGAAAAAATGGAGCTTTTATTATTGGTTTGCTTTCCCAGCATTGGTTCTTGACCCTCCAGCAACTGTTGTTAATCTTAAGCCGGCTACTCAATGGTTTAGTAAGGATGAG GTGGAGTCTGTGACGGCTGCTTGTAATGATTGGCGCAATATGTGCTCAACAACAG ATGTTCCTTTCTTCCTGGTATCCATTCCTTCAAATTCTGCTGCGACTATTAGGCATCTGGCTGAGTTTGAAGCCTGTCAGAGGGATGGTCATAAG GTCCTGTTTGGATTTTATGACCCTTGCCATCTTCCGAATAATCCTGGTTGGCCACTTCGAAACTTCTTATGGTATATTTTCAGAAGATGGTGTCTTCCTAAGGTTCAGTTTTTCTGCTATCGTGAGAGTCGTGGTTTGGCTGATCTAGAATCATCGTTGGTGGGAGAAGCATCAGTATCAAATTCGGAAG AGCTGAGAAATCATGAGAACGTGCCAAATGCTGTTGGCTGGGAACTCAATAACAGAGGGAGAAAGGCATCAAGGTGCATTAGTCTTGCCAAGACAATGGATCCAAATAG GTTAGCAGTTGAAGCTGCCGATTTAAACTTAAAGCTTATGAGATGGCGTCAGCTGCCATCACTAAATCTGACTGTCTTGTCATCTACAAGATGCCTTCTTTTAGGTGCAGGTACACTTGGATGCCAGGTTTCTAGGATGCTTATG gCATGGGGTGTTCGGAAGATCACATTTGTTGATAGTGGTAGAGTTTCTATGTCTAATCCACTTCGGCAGTCACTGTATACCTTGGATGATTGTCTGAATGGTGGCGAATTTAAGGCCATAGCAGCTGCTAAAAgtttatctagaatatatccGGCAGTG GAAACACAATCTGTTGTAATGGCTATTCCTATGCCTGGGCATCCTATACTGAGCCAAGACGAGAACAGTGTGCTTGAAGACTGCAAACAGTTGCATAACTTAATAGATTCACATG GTAGTTTTTTGCTAACTGATACACGAGAAAGTAGGTGGCTTCCAACTCTCCTTTGCGCCAAAACCAACAAG ATCGCTATTACTGCCGCTCTCGGGTTTGATAGCTTTCTAGTTATGCGCCATGGAGCTGGCCCTTTAATTTCTTCTCATGAAATAAAAGCAGAAGCTGTGAATGATTTGTCTGCTGAAATTGCAACCATCTCACTTGTGGGGAAGAATAAGGGGCAGAGATTAGGCTGTTACTTTTGCAACGACGTTGTTGCTCCAGTTGAT TCAACCTCTAACCGTACATTAGACCAGCAATGTACCGTCACACGTCCAGGACTTGCTCCTATTGCATCATCTCTCGCAGTTGAGCTTCTTGTAGGAATTCTACATCATCCTTCTGG GATATCAGCCAAAGCTGAATTTTCCAGCACAATTGATACTGGAGGCGATCAACCTCTTGGTATTCTGCCCCATCAAGTGCGAGGCTCTCTGTCCCAGTTTTCTCAGATGATCCTCGTCGGCCACGCGTCTGCAAGTTGCACTGCTTGTAGCTCCATT GTTGTGGAGGAGTATGAGAAGAGAGGATTGGATTTTATACTTGAAGCCATCAACCATCCTACATATTTAGAAGATCTAACTGGTCTAACTGAACTGATGAAATCAGCCGGCAAATTCGAAGTGGATTGGGCTGATGAAACTGGCGATGACGATGATGAATTTTCTCTCATTTGA